The proteins below are encoded in one region of Rana temporaria chromosome 2, aRanTem1.1, whole genome shotgun sequence:
- the LOC120926459 gene encoding F-box only protein 36-like isoform X1 yields the protein MASLLQETLYEIQCQAPAPSKDFHHFVITKKEIILRSWKISARPEHRKMLPWQIKKTHSEFLQMTTMHKPLEKIFGKATMEYVLNLCRGQFDFIVRIPDSLKIRILSFLDTQDIKQLSETCKTYQKLCNSEEFWEKIKPMPEIHFSAVRRKGGSASVKISKLNPKTGRPVWMHRRRNTLF from the exons ATGGCATCTCTTCTACAAGAAACCTTGTATGAAATTCAGTGCCAGGCTCCTGCTCCTAGCAAAGATTTCCATCATTTTGTCATAacaaaaaaagag ATTATTTTAAGATCCTGGAAGATTTCAGCACGGCCTGAGCACAGAAAAATGCTGCCATGGCAAATAAAGAAAACACACAGTGAATTCCTGCAAATGACTACAATGCACA AGCCATTAGAAAAGATCTTTGGCAAAGCCACAATGGAATATGTATTGAATTTGTGCAGAGGGCAATTTGATTTCATTGTTCGGATACCTGATAGCCTTAAGATTCGTATCTTATCCTTTCTTGATACACAAGACATTAAGCAGCTGTCAGAGACATGCAAGACATATCAGAAG TTATGCAACAGTGAGGAATTCTGGGAAAAAATCAAACCAATGCCGGAGATACATTTTAGTGCTGTTAGAAGAAAAGGTGGTTCAGCTTCAGTGAAGATCAGCAAATTGAATCCGAAAACTGGACGTCCTGTCTGGATGCACAGGAGGAGGAACACTTTGTTTTAG
- the LOC120926459 gene encoding F-box only protein 36-like isoform X2, whose amino-acid sequence MIILRSWKISARPEHRKMLPWQIKKTHSEFLQMTTMHKPLEKIFGKATMEYVLNLCRGQFDFIVRIPDSLKIRILSFLDTQDIKQLSETCKTYQKLCNSEEFWEKIKPMPEIHFSAVRRKGGSASVKISKLNPKTGRPVWMHRRRNTLF is encoded by the exons ATTATTTTAAGATCCTGGAAGATTTCAGCACGGCCTGAGCACAGAAAAATGCTGCCATGGCAAATAAAGAAAACACACAGTGAATTCCTGCAAATGACTACAATGCACA AGCCATTAGAAAAGATCTTTGGCAAAGCCACAATGGAATATGTATTGAATTTGTGCAGAGGGCAATTTGATTTCATTGTTCGGATACCTGATAGCCTTAAGATTCGTATCTTATCCTTTCTTGATACACAAGACATTAAGCAGCTGTCAGAGACATGCAAGACATATCAGAAG TTATGCAACAGTGAGGAATTCTGGGAAAAAATCAAACCAATGCCGGAGATACATTTTAGTGCTGTTAGAAGAAAAGGTGGTTCAGCTTCAGTGAAGATCAGCAAATTGAATCCGAAAACTGGACGTCCTGTCTGGATGCACAGGAGGAGGAACACTTTGTTTTAG